In one window of Chelmon rostratus isolate fCheRos1 chromosome 19, fCheRos1.pri, whole genome shotgun sequence DNA:
- the ssh1b gene encoding protein phosphatase Slingshot homolog 1 — translation MALVTLQRSPTPSAASSASTTNSSAGEDFGSDDDRKTNQSLSESFFMVKGAALFLQQGGSAQGPKTPTHHKHAGDLPQHLQVMFKILRSEDRIKLAVRLESGWSDRVRYMVVIYTNGHQDTEENIVLGMDFTDKDSKDCSIGMVLPLWSDTNIHLDGDGGFSVNTAGRSHVFKPVSVQAMWSALQVLHKACEVSRRFNYFPGGIALTWMAFYESCITSEQSCVNEWNAMTDLETTRPDSPTMFVDRPTERERTECLIKAKLRNIMTFQDLENITSKEIRNELEQHMSCNLKEYKEFIDNEMLLILGQMDKATLIFDHVYLGSEWNASNLEELRDCGVGYILNVTREIDNFFPGMFSYHNVRVYDEEATDLLAHWNDTYNFIVKAKKNNSKCLVHCKMGVSRSASTVIAYAMKEYGWSLEKAYNFVKQKRSIAQPNAAFMRQLAEYEGILDASKQRHNKLWRPETDEEGSDDLQASGHSTGGEETPVLREEEAWGGCGASPCRGMGLEMEPLDSLNYNYYFRRLSDSALDSEPSTPVRGPPLLGMERVFIEIEDVERDALLEDEGFPMAHLALPGEGTAAQTCGRLDPLEDMRLRLEFSTLEEEDEEEAKKEEAEMAALAQTPGNSDGKKAGEEGERTEESRLGLANLNTNNSNRLAAKRSCPAAFDDSASTGNPLKVKPSYQSCKDCLRLPQGRRCDRPAGGRSHRLNPSRHCTVPTICIDPPGTNFASTPILQSLQTPAVVPPNLVQACSPLYRCATCGPGVPPAPLSNRQKLVSPMSCEETPPDRSSAETEDMDEPQGDDVGDQISRESAGALGATTAEGLKLQPGGAVELQLQMPGLGIEFGLELMRQRAEQLEKLPSLGMEGQLPVGPLP, via the exons ATGGCCCTGGTGACTCTGCAGCGCTCTCCCACCCCCAGTGCAGCATCCTCGGCCAGCACGACCAACAGCAGTGCGGGGGAG GATTTTGGAAGCGATGATGACCGGAAAACCAATCAGAG CCTCAGTGAGAGCTTCTTCATGGTCAAAGGAGCCGCCCTCTTCCTCCAGCAGGGCGGCAGCGCACAAGGACCAAAGACCCCGACCCACCACAAACATGCAG gtgATTTACCTCAACACCTGCAGGTCATGTTTAAGATCCTCCGCTCTGAAGATCGCATTAAGCTG GCTGTACGACTAGAGAGCGGATGGTCGGACCGAGTGCGCTACATGGTTGTTATCTACACCAACGGCCACCAAGATACAGAAGAAAATATCGTCCTGGGAATGGACTTCACAGACAAGGACAG TAAAGATTGCTCTATTGGGATGGTGCTGCCACTGTGGAGTGACACTAACATACATTTAGACGGAGATGG aggcttcagtgtgaacacagcgGGGCGGTCACATGTCTTCAAGCCTGTGTCTGTGCAGGCCATGTG GTCTGCCCTGCAGGTCCTCCACAAAGCATGCGAGGTGTCACGCCGGTTCAACTATTTCCCAGGGGGCATCGCCCTTACATGGATGGCCTTCTATGAGAGCTGCATCACCTCAGAGCAAAGCTGCGTCAACGAGTGGAACGCTATGACTGACCTGGAGACCACCCGGCCCGACTCACCCACCATGTTCGTCGACCG GCCAACAGAACGAGAGAGAACAGAGTGTCTCATTAAAGCCAAGCTACGCAACATCATGACGTTTCAGGACCTGGAGAACATCACCTCGAAGGAG ATCCGAAATGAGCTGGAGCAGCACATGAGCTGTAACCTCAAAGAGTACAAAGAGTTCATAGACAACGAGATGCTTCTGATCCTGGGTCAAATGGACAAGGCCACACTTATCTTTGACCATGTGTACTTG GGCTCTGAGTGGAACGCTTCCAACCTAGAAGAACTGCGTGACTGCGG GGTGGGTTACATCCTGAATGTTACCAGAGAGATTGACAACTTCTTCCCAGGGATGTTCTCTTATCACAACGTCCGCGTGTACGATGAGGAGGCCACCGACCTGCTGGCCCACTGGAACGACACCTACAACTTTATTGTCAAAGCCAA GAAGAACAATTCCAAGTGCCTGGTGCACTGTAAGATGGGGGTGAGCCGGTCTGCCTCTACGGTTATTGCCTATGCAATGAAGGAGTACGGCTGGTCTCTGGAGAAAGCCTACAACTTCGTCAAGCAGAAACGGAGTATAGCTCAGCCAAACGCTGCTTTCATGAGACAGCTGGCGGAGTACGAGGGAATCCTGGACGCGAG TAAACAGCGCCACAACAAGCTCTGGAGGCCTGAAACGGATGAGGAGGGATCAGATGATTTGCAAGCCTCTGGCCACAGTACTGGTGGGGAGGAGACACCAgtgctcagagaggaggaggcctgGGGAGGCTGCGGGGCGTCTCCCTGCAGGGGTATGGGCCTGGAAATGGAGCCCCTGGACTCTCTTAACTATAATTATTACTTCAGGCGTTTGTCAGACTCCGCACTAGACAGCGAGCCCTCCACCCCAGTGCGGGGTCCCCCCCTGCTGGGCATGGAAAGAGTTTTCATCGAGATTGAAGACGTGGAGAGGGACGCCCTATTGGAGGACGAAGGTTTCCCTATGGCCCATTTAGCCCTGCCTGGCGAGGGCACGGCAGCTCAGACGTGCGGGCGCCTCGACCCCCTTGAGGACATGAGGCTGAGGCTGGAGTTCAGCActttggaggaagaggatgaggaggaggccaagaaggaggaggctgagaTGGCGGCGTTGGCTCAAACACCTGGAAATTCAGATGGGAagaaggcaggagaggagggcgagaggacagaggaaagcCGGTTAGGCCTAGCCAACCTGAACACCAACAACAGCAACCGCCTTGCTGCCAAGCGCAGCTGCCCTGCAGCTTTTGAC GACAGTGCTAGCACAGGAAACCCTTTAAAAGTGAAGCCCTCCTACCAGTCCTGTAAAGACTGCCTGCGACTACCACAAGGACGCCGCTGCGACCGTCCAGCAGGAGGCCGTTCTCACCGCCTTAACCCCTCTCGCCACTGCACTGTCCCCACCATATGCATAGATCCACCTGGGACCAATTTTGCCTCCACTCCAATTCTGCAGTCTCTGCAAACTCCTGCAGTTGTCCCACCTAACCTGGTCCAGGCCTGTAGTCCTCTCTACCGCTGCGCCACCTGTGGCCCCGGCGTCCCACCTGCCCCACTATCCAACCGCCAGAAACTGGTCTCACCCATGAGCTGTGAGGAGACGCCTCCCGACCGCAGCTCAGCGGAGACGGAGGACATGGACGAGCCACAGGGGGACGACGTGGGAGATCAAATATCAAGGGAGAGCGCAGGGGCCCTCGGCGCGACCACTGCTGAAGGTTTAAAATTACAGCCAGGTGGTGCAGTGGAGCTCCAGCTGCAGATGCCAGGACTGGGGATAGAATTTGGTCTGGAACTGATGCGGCAGAGGGCAGAGCAGCTTGAGAAGCTGCCAAGCTTGGGCATGGAGGGCCAGCTCCCAGTGGGGCCCCTGCCTTAA
- the LOC121623042 gene encoding synaptic vesicle 2-related protein, translating to MDNWSRTAKIAYKRWRNPELRGPVNFVGQNDEDQGTDNEICTIASAKPNTGGGKSAFRSGFDRTEGTFTVYDALEAIGFGKFQWKICLLTGLSWIGDSMEMMILSILGPQLHCEWRLPSYKVALITSVVFVGMGLSSPIWGNVSDKYGRRVGLMICMCWTLYYGLLSSFSPVYGWLLVLRGLVGFGIGGAPQSVTLYSEFLPVKARGTCIMLISAFWAIGAVFEVLLALWIMPTLGWRWLLGLSTIPTAVFVCFCFWLPESPRFDVLTGRTEKAVATLTRIAKENGKALPKGKLAAYKQNGRGQIKDLFARQYWRTTLLLWLIWFANAFSYYGIVLLTTELFQSGHSCGVTQGAKIEPSCSQECKYLTSADYKDLLWTTLAEFPGLLVILVAVERIGRKWSMALCFFMFSLCILPLYACIGRLALTIFIFIARAFISGGFQVAFVYTPEVFPTENRALAMGMCSAVARVGSLITPFVAQVMLRVSVNLTLSMYCSCCLLAGVASLILPIETLGRGLQESSLDQEAGEQRTTTTRQSNLAPHF from the exons ATGGACAACTGGAGCAGAACAGCGAAGATCGCTTACAAGCGGTGGAGAAATCCTGAACTTAG GGGTCCAGTAAATTTTGTGGGTCAGAACGATGAGGACCAGGGCACAGACAATGAGATCTGCACTATAGCCTCCGCAAAACCCAACACAGGGGGAGGAAAGTCTGCATTCAGATCTGGATTTGATAGAACTGAAG GAACTTTTACAGTATACGATGCACTGGAGGCCATCGGGTTTGGAAAGTTCCAGTGGAAGATCTGTCTCCTCACTGGACTGTCGTGG ATTGGAGACTCCATGGAGATGATGATCCTCAGTATCTTAGGCCCGCAGCTGCACTGTGAGTGGAGGCTGCCCAGCTACAAGGTGGCTCTCATAACATCG GTGGTGTTTGTCGGGATGGGGCTCAGTTCACCTATATGGGGGAATGTGTCCGACAAGTACGGCAGAAGAGTA GGCCTGATGATCTGCATGTGCTGGACTCTCTACTACGGCCTGTTGAGTTCCTTCAGTCCGGTGTACGGCTGGCTCTTGGTCCTGCGGGGCCTCGTAGGCTTCGGCATCGGAGGAGCTCCTCAATC GGTGACACTGTACTCAGAATTCCTCCCAGTGAAGGCAAGAGGCACCTGCATCATGCTGATTTCG gCATTCTGGGCAATTGGTGCTGTGTTCGAGGTCCTGCTGGCACTGTGGATAATGCCCACTCTCGGCTGGAGGTGGCTGCTCGGCCTGTCCACTATAccaacagcagtgtttgtttgcttctgctTC TGGCTGCCGGAAAGTCCTCGCTTTGACGTGCTGACGGGAAGAACAGAGAAGGCCGTGGCAACTTTAACACGCATCGCCAAAGAGAATGGCAAGGCCCTGCCTAAAGGGAAGCTGGCTGCCTATAAACAG aATGGCCGTGGACAGATCAAAGACCTCTTTGCTCGTCAGTATTGGAGGACtactcttcttctgtggttgaTATG GTTTGCAAATGCCTTCTCCTACTACGGGATAGTCCTGTTGACAACTGAGCTCTTCCAATCTGGACATTCGTGTGGGG tgACACAAGGGGCCAAGATTGAACCGAGCTGTAGTCAAGAATGCAAATATTTGACATCAGCTGACTACAAAGACCTGTTATGGACTACCTTGGCTGAATTCCCAG gtCTTTTAGTTATCCTTGTGGCAGTTGAACGTATTGGCAGGAAGTGGAGCATGGCGctgtgtttcttcatgttttctttgtgcattcTGCCCTTATATGCTTGCATTGGGAG GTTAGCCCTTACAATCTTCATCTTCATTGCCAGAGCCTTCATCTCTGGAGGATTCCAAGTTGCTTTTGTTTACACACCAGAG GTGTTCCCTACAGAAAACAGGGCCTTAGCAATGGGGATGTGCAGTGCCGTGGCCAGGGTGGGTTCCTTGATTACCCCCTTCGTGGCACAG GTGATGCTCAGGGTGTCAGTGAATTTGACCCTATCGAtgtactgcagctgctgtctgctggctggCGTTGCATCCTTGATCCTGCCCATAGAGACTTTGGGCAGGGGTCTGCAGGAGTCCAGTCTTGACCAGGAGGCCGGAGAGCAGAGGACCACCACAACCAGGCAGTCAAATCTGGCACCACACTTCTAG